The Primulina eburnea isolate SZY01 unplaced genomic scaffold, ASM2296580v1 ctg1314, whole genome shotgun sequence nucleotide sequence CTCTTAGCtgaaaaaaatgtaaaataaataaagatttattattttcaaaagttTGAGGCCAAAGAAGGATCAGGATTTCAAGGTAGAGAGGAGTTCAACTCAAAAGTCCAATAAACAAGGTTGATGAGATGCTAGCATAGGGTAGTGCCTTCACACTATATCTAAGAGTTAATTTTAATTTGGCTATGTTAAATTTATGGACCCCACATGTCCAAATCAATTTTGGATCCTTGGATTTAGCATTAGAGTACTACCCTTATGGTAGCATGAATTCTACCAATAAATAGATTACTGAACTCTCATCCATTTACGTAAGCCATGACAATTGCCATTCTATCTaatgtgtaaaaaaaaattttttatacAAACAATATATATAGGCACACACACACAATAATATGAAACCAATGACATTATGATGAAGACGAAAATCATTAGCATAATTTTGTCATCAGAGAGGTAACGATCTGACAGCAGATTTTTTTGAAGGATTCCCAATTATCTATAACCACTCTTCTTTCTACATACCTATGGTCATTTGCACAAGGCAATTACTTTGATGGTCTTAAACAACTATCTATATCCCGGTCAAAATTGATTTTCCCTATTTCCTggtcaattaattaaaattagcAATTTGCACACAGTCTATGGAGCCTAAATGCTAGCATACATCATTTTATCTATGTAAATAGAACTTCGTTTcaaaaagaaattaaattaattcaggaTGATCTCTACAATTGTTAGGTTCTTCTGAATCACCCACACTTAACAGACAACCTTTTCTATTTCTCTGTCCTCGTGTTTTATGTCATTATCGTTCCTATCATTTAAATTCACAGGGAAATAAATCGTGATAGGATAAGATCGCATGCTTAGATAGAATCAGCACTTATTTATGAACGCCATGCTGTCAATACATACATACGTAATAGTTTCTGGCCACTACATCAGGTGATATCAACATAAACTTGTGATCATGAATAAATGATTAAACCCATGAGCGAATAGGATTGATCGTATATAAATCCCATAATTACACTAAGAATCAACGATTCCCTGCATGGAGGTCTTCTGACGAGATGGTACCACAAAAACAAGCAAAAATTCAAGTAAAATGACACTCTGGGATCACTTACAGGCTTTCTAACAATGACCCGCAAAGGTTGGTGCTTTAACTTAACACCCAAAGCTGGATAATAATGACGGAAGGAAAGCGGCAACGGACGCCATGATATCAGCTTGGATGTGGATGAAGATGAAGTCGAACTTTCATCCCCTTCCGATTCCGAGGGCTGCGATTCCCCTACGGTTGTCTCATTACAGACCCCATCCATAACACTCACCCCTCCCTCCCTCCCTTCTACTCTGTTTGCGAGTTTATCTATCtattacaataaaaatacaattaattGACTTCAGATTAGCACTGGAAAAACTCAGAAACTGGATTGCAACCAGTGAGAAGGTTTAACGATCGGCGAACACCCAGAAGACTGTAACCCCATTTCTCAAAATACAATCGTCTCCCTCGGCTAAAATCACGAAACAGGATCCATCAAACAAGAAAAATACCAGGCGATGCAAAAGATAACCAGATCGAACGAGTATAAAATCGATCGATCGAGCTCACTGCTGCAACAAGAGGAGAAATTCAGATAGCGGATCCCTCAATTGTTAATCGCGAATGAAATTGAAAACATGAGGATTGAATTCAATTTCTTCAGATATGCTTAGTGAAAAGGAAGaacaaaataattataattaaattttatattttaaaataaaaaaataaataaagaaaagaGAGACGGAGATAGGGATGGCAATTTCCCCGCGGGTTTGGGGCCCCGCAGAGAAAATCCGAAACGGGGATGGGGATCTccgattttttcgggtttgggttcgggttcgggttcggggatttttttaaatccccgatGTAGTTCGGGGCGGATTGGAAATCACACGAATAAACCCACCCCATAATATTTATCAATACAAAATATACGTattttgtttataatatatttcatattaatacaagtattattgttgttgtattgtattaatattttccaatatatcaaataaaatatacgTTGTTTGTTTGAGAAAAATGGAATTTTATCGTTGCTACCATATTTTTTTGTAGAATGGGGATGGGGACCGGATGGTAAGTTATCCCCGAAGTTCGGGTTGGGgattccccgaacccgaaaataACGGGGATGGGGGCGGGGAAAATGTGGTTTTATGAGCGACCACAAAATTTTTCCTAACCttactataattttttttttgtcacaTGTCTATTTGCCGAGAAAACTAGGGAAGGAATGCCATTTCCGATGTAAGTTTACAATTCAATCGAGATATAACGGAGATTTCTGAGAAGATTCATTTTATTTGAACAATGAGGAGAGAACCCATTTTTTCGAGCATTCTCTTTTTGGTAATTTAGTTAGGTATTATAGAGATTTGAAAATTTCCAGCCAAATTCTATGGTATTTAATGAGTAACCAGATACTTGATAGTAGTAGTGATGATTTGTGGATGGTGGTGCGCAAAAGGCCTGTTAGATTTTCTTTGTTAGAGTATTGTTTAATAACGGGTCTTGATTGCGCTATAGAGCCCGAAGATTTACCAGATAGAGGTGTATTTGGCACCACACACTTTCCCGGTAAGGCTGATATTGTTTTGGGTGATTTGGAGGGAAAGATTATTGTCCAAGAGCATAACGAGACTGCTCTAGACATGGAGAAGATAAAGATGGCTAGTCTATACTTTTGTTGTGCCGTATTCGGTGAGGCGACGAGGAAAAAGACGACGA carries:
- the LOC140820647 gene encoding uncharacterized protein, which translates into the protein MSNQILDSSSDDLWMVVRKRPVRFSLLEYCLITGLDCAIEPEDLPDRGVFGTTHFPGKADIVLGDLEGKIIVQEHNETALDMEKIKMASLYFCCAVFGEATRKKTTKIDPKYLRLVDDLDRFNHYPWGRVAYRDAVQCLKKDLLGRYNYLAEAQGRKEVEGSFLVGGFVLPLQIFAYECYPSVAQKLARRRDVDGLMLPMMFQWVTKTWA